In Sphingobacterium thalpophilum, a genomic segment contains:
- a CDS encoding RagB/SusD family nutrient uptake outer membrane protein has translation MKKSVKKTYLYLSLAALAALGSCTKDFLNKNPTDKISESTFWKTQTDADLALSGCYEFLCRGYNSTSSSNARGGWGGASMFWDGLSDDAFVSSTSNNFNIISRSGITSTTGGMQSEGYEISYQAIAACNKLIANIDRITSMSQQDRDRYKAEARFIRAHYYFLLTNLYGDVPLTLEPLGMDDASIRLGRTPKTNIIEAILADLDYASEKLPNTGYKGHAVRGSALGYKTKVLLTVKKWAEAAATAKIVMDENKFSIYQGGYRDLFRKPGQNNNPEIMFSARFLPPNMYSPADMMYSYLKTIQPLGYLVDSYYAIDGKDIKESTVYDAKNPYENRDPRLKSTIMYRGVWRGTTASSAFDPVAEGVLGGFLPRKYINESKWPTSYATQSDQDWVFLRYADILLMYAEAKNESAGPDQTAVDALNKVRSRADVKMPLVQFSGSLTKNEFRDIIRHERRIELALEGQRYFDLKRWGMIKEVMDKTKDPDGASRLFMARDTLWPVPQSKVDMAKSLGNDNFKQTPGF, from the coding sequence ATGAAAAAGAGCGTAAAAAAAACATATCTATATTTAAGCTTAGCAGCCTTAGCTGCATTGGGTAGCTGTACAAAAGATTTTTTAAATAAAAATCCAACAGATAAAATTTCGGAGTCAACCTTCTGGAAAACGCAGACTGATGCTGATTTGGCACTCTCGGGCTGTTATGAATTTCTTTGCCGAGGATACAATTCGACGTCTTCATCCAATGCACGTGGTGGTTGGGGTGGAGCAAGTATGTTTTGGGATGGGCTTTCAGACGATGCTTTTGTGTCCAGTACCTCCAATAACTTCAATATTATTTCGCGATCCGGAATCACCTCGACAACGGGTGGCATGCAATCTGAGGGCTATGAGATTTCGTATCAGGCCATTGCAGCATGCAATAAATTGATTGCCAATATTGACCGTATTACAAGCATGAGCCAGCAGGACCGTGACCGATATAAAGCAGAGGCTCGTTTTATCCGCGCCCATTACTACTTTTTGTTGACCAATCTGTACGGTGATGTGCCATTGACTTTAGAACCTCTGGGCATGGACGATGCGAGTATTCGGCTCGGTAGAACACCTAAAACCAACATTATCGAAGCGATTTTGGCAGATTTAGATTATGCGAGTGAAAAACTGCCTAATACAGGGTATAAAGGACATGCTGTGCGGGGATCTGCACTGGGGTACAAAACAAAGGTGTTGTTGACGGTGAAGAAATGGGCGGAGGCAGCTGCAACAGCGAAGATTGTTATGGATGAAAACAAGTTTTCGATCTATCAGGGTGGATACCGCGATCTGTTCCGAAAGCCGGGACAAAATAATAATCCCGAAATCATGTTTTCCGCTCGATTTTTACCACCCAATATGTATAGTCCGGCAGATATGATGTATTCTTATCTGAAGACCATACAACCACTGGGTTATCTGGTTGATTCTTATTATGCCATCGATGGAAAGGATATTAAAGAATCGACAGTTTACGATGCTAAAAATCCTTACGAAAATAGAGATCCACGGTTGAAGTCAACAATTATGTACCGCGGTGTATGGCGCGGAACTACAGCATCTTCCGCTTTTGATCCCGTTGCCGAGGGCGTGTTGGGTGGTTTTTTACCGCGAAAGTATATCAACGAATCGAAATGGCCAACAAGTTACGCGACACAAAGCGATCAGGATTGGGTATTCTTGCGCTATGCCGATATTTTATTGATGTATGCAGAAGCGAAGAATGAAAGTGCAGGGCCTGATCAAACAGCTGTGGATGCATTAAATAAGGTAAGATCCAGGGCTGATGTGAAAATGCCGCTCGTACAGTTTAGCGGTTCGCTGACAAAAAATGAATTCCGCGATATTATCCGTCATGAACGGCGGATTGAATTGGCTTTGGAAGGTCAACGTTATTTTGACTTGAAACGTTGGGGGATGATCAAAGAGGTGATGGATAAAACCAAGGATCCAGATGGCGCTTCACGGTTATTTATGGCAAGAGATACCTTATGGCCAGTCCCTCAATCTAAGGTAGATATGGCCAAAAGTTTAGGTAATGACAATTTTAAACAAACACCAGGTTTCTAA
- a CDS encoding glycoside hydrolase family 95-like protein produces the protein MTEMLLQSHDGAVHLLPALPDEWSAGTIKGIKARGNFTVDIAWKNNVLTEAMIVSNIGGVCRLRTPLPVKVVGVESNQAAVTDNALLYKPEQLPYTVADSSKLPLLAGPKTFEVQFETIKGKRYRIVPM, from the coding sequence ATGACTGAAATGTTGCTGCAGAGTCATGATGGGGCCGTCCACTTGTTACCGGCCCTACCTGATGAATGGTCTGCTGGGACGATAAAAGGAATTAAGGCCAGGGGAAACTTTACCGTAGATATTGCCTGGAAAAATAACGTATTGACCGAAGCAATGATCGTGTCCAATATTGGTGGTGTTTGTCGTTTGCGTACACCTTTACCCGTTAAAGTTGTCGGTGTCGAATCAAATCAGGCAGCTGTCACAGACAATGCGCTATTATATAAACCGGAACAACTTCCGTATACGGTAGCGGATTCTTCCAAACTGCCCCTTTTAGCTGGTCCAAAAACGTTTGAAGTTCAATTTGAGACCATAAAAGGTAAACGGTACCGTATTGTTCCAATGTAA
- a CDS encoding alginate lyase family protein, producing MKFTSIVRVIGCLLGIAIFPLFLRAKMKEGIFEQEIIQTLRPVILKQSKWAMKQKPLSVTAYKAVRSTGGIHDFYSEGDYWWPDPKDPAAPYIQRDGMTNPANFVEHRKAMIRFSRIVGALASAYRLNPDKKYVQQALRHLKAWFVDAETMMNPNLLYAQAIQGRFTGRGIGIIDTIHLMEVAQGVKIFEDDPNFPQAAKDAIHRWFATYLRWLTTHQYGIDEMNAANNHGTCWVMQVAAFSSLGQDTVLLNRCADRYAHVLLPNQMESNGSFPRELQRTKPYGYALFNLDAMTMICQILSKTNTSLWQYTLSDGRTIKTGVDFMVPYIADKEKWPYPKDVMYWDQWPIAHPALVFSAEAYQNKDYLQLWKKLDHAPEQEEVVRNLPIRNPIIWL from the coding sequence ATGAAATTTACATCAATTGTTCGCGTCATTGGCTGTCTCCTTGGGATCGCAATTTTCCCTTTATTCTTGAGGGCAAAAATGAAGGAAGGTATTTTTGAGCAGGAGATCATCCAGACGCTGCGCCCTGTTATCCTAAAGCAGTCCAAGTGGGCGATGAAGCAGAAACCATTGTCTGTGACAGCTTATAAGGCAGTTCGGAGTACCGGGGGTATTCATGATTTTTATTCTGAAGGCGATTATTGGTGGCCCGATCCCAAAGATCCCGCTGCGCCCTATATTCAACGGGATGGGATGACTAATCCAGCCAATTTCGTTGAACATCGTAAAGCGATGATCCGCTTTAGCCGAATCGTGGGGGCACTGGCCTCAGCCTATCGTTTGAATCCAGATAAAAAATACGTACAGCAGGCCCTTCGCCATTTAAAGGCTTGGTTCGTGGATGCAGAGACGATGATGAATCCGAATCTTCTTTATGCTCAGGCTATACAAGGGCGTTTTACAGGGCGAGGAATAGGCATTATTGATACCATTCATCTGATGGAAGTTGCACAGGGCGTAAAGATATTTGAAGACGACCCCAATTTTCCACAGGCTGCTAAGGATGCCATACATCGCTGGTTTGCAACCTATTTACGCTGGCTTACAACGCATCAATATGGGATCGATGAAATGAATGCTGCCAATAACCATGGTACCTGTTGGGTGATGCAGGTCGCTGCATTTTCGAGTTTGGGGCAAGACACGGTATTACTCAACAGATGTGCAGATCGCTATGCGCACGTGTTATTGCCGAATCAAATGGAGTCTAATGGCAGTTTTCCGAGAGAATTGCAGCGGACAAAACCTTATGGATACGCGTTGTTTAATCTGGATGCGATGACCATGATCTGCCAGATTTTGTCCAAGACCAACACCTCCCTTTGGCAGTATACATTGTCAGATGGGCGGACAATAAAAACGGGTGTTGATTTTATGGTCCCTTATATTGCAGATAAAGAAAAATGGCCGTATCCGAAAGATGTCATGTATTGGGATCAGTGGCCAATTGCGCATCCGGCACTCGTATTTTCGGCAGAAGCTTACCAGAATAAAGACTATCTGCAGCTTTGGAAAAAGCTTGATCATGCACCTGAACAAGAAGAGGTTGTTCGAAATTTACCCATTCGCAACCCGATTATATGGCTTTGA
- a CDS encoding glycoside hydrolase family 2 TIM barrel-domain containing protein yields MKKSRLNKIVALLLTFGVAQLHAQEVKRIDHGWDFLKSDLGGIWEAVRPVGAGNPESVPLWQQVDLPHCYNALDAVDPAINYYQGPSWYRKSLEIDNPYLNGHTLLHFEGAGQKTAVYIHTVKVGEHVGGYDEWTVDITDAVEKFKKTDAFKKQLKGKIPLSIRVDNSRDLEMIPSNLSDFNVYGGIYRHLNLKYVPQTALERVFVEASVGADGRQGVANVRGRLMPFSAQTNFEVEMQLYDPAGKIVQTQQPQVNKGALNLEFGKFMVKKPQLWSPDQPALYRLVTTVKSNGQIFKEETAFGFRQVEFKENGPFLLNGKRLLLRGTHRHEDHAGVAAAMTDDQILQEMTLMKEMGVNFIRLGHYQQSRKVLEACDSLGILVWEEIPWCRGGLGGEVYQLQGKRMLTNMIEQHYNHPSVIIWGLGNENDWPGDFTEFDQAKIRAYMSEINGLAHQLDPSRKTAIRRCDFCKDIVDVYSPSIWAGWYRGVYTDYKAASEEEMKKVKHFLHVEWGGDSHARRHAEDPDRALAKIKGDGTTDERAGDASLIGGAARVSKDGDWSESYICNLIDWHLKEQETMPWLTGTAYWPFKDFSTPVRPDNPVPYVNQKGVVERDFTKKESYYVFQSYWTEKPMLHIYGHSWPVRWGEKDESKMIKVYSNAKEVELFVNGKSQGLKKRNSQDFPAAGLRWMVKLNEGSNQIKAVAKNGREILVDEIEQQYQTKKWGKPAKLLVEKIATEGDMITVQAQIVDNTNTPCLDAKDWIYFGSTGDGQLIVDQGTSTGSKKVQVYNGRALIKLRLPSGSAVVSGRMEGSKSTLLTIEK; encoded by the coding sequence ATGAAGAAAAGTAGATTGAATAAAATAGTTGCGTTGTTGTTGACTTTTGGAGTTGCTCAGCTCCATGCTCAGGAAGTTAAGCGGATTGATCATGGCTGGGATTTCTTAAAGAGCGATCTGGGTGGAATCTGGGAAGCTGTAAGACCGGTGGGAGCCGGTAATCCCGAATCTGTTCCATTGTGGCAGCAGGTAGATCTACCGCATTGTTATAATGCGCTGGACGCTGTTGATCCAGCTATCAATTATTATCAGGGACCCAGTTGGTATAGAAAATCGCTGGAGATTGACAACCCCTATTTAAATGGTCACACCCTCCTTCATTTTGAAGGAGCCGGACAAAAGACAGCTGTTTATATCCATACCGTTAAAGTTGGGGAGCACGTTGGTGGATACGACGAATGGACGGTGGACATCACGGATGCGGTTGAAAAGTTTAAAAAAACAGATGCTTTTAAAAAACAATTAAAGGGTAAAATACCGCTTTCAATTCGTGTGGATAATTCGCGTGATTTAGAAATGATCCCCTCCAATCTGTCTGATTTTAACGTCTATGGCGGTATTTACAGACATCTAAACCTGAAATATGTTCCGCAGACAGCCTTGGAACGTGTATTTGTTGAGGCGTCAGTAGGGGCTGATGGCAGGCAGGGGGTAGCCAACGTCCGTGGACGACTGATGCCATTTTCGGCTCAGACTAATTTTGAAGTCGAAATGCAGCTCTACGACCCCGCTGGAAAAATCGTGCAAACCCAGCAACCACAGGTTAATAAGGGAGCATTAAATCTTGAATTTGGGAAGTTCATGGTCAAGAAGCCACAGCTTTGGAGCCCTGATCAACCGGCCTTGTACCGTTTGGTTACCACGGTTAAAAGCAATGGGCAAATATTTAAAGAAGAGACTGCCTTTGGCTTTAGACAGGTAGAATTTAAGGAGAATGGTCCTTTTCTGCTGAACGGGAAAAGACTTTTGCTTCGCGGTACCCATCGTCATGAAGACCATGCCGGAGTTGCTGCAGCAATGACTGACGATCAGATCTTACAGGAGATGACCCTGATGAAAGAGATGGGTGTAAACTTTATACGCTTGGGACATTATCAGCAGAGTCGTAAAGTGCTTGAGGCCTGCGATAGTCTGGGTATTTTGGTTTGGGAAGAGATTCCATGGTGCAGAGGTGGATTGGGTGGAGAGGTCTATCAGCTTCAGGGAAAACGGATGTTAACCAATATGATTGAACAGCATTATAATCATCCATCGGTCATTATTTGGGGCCTCGGCAACGAAAATGATTGGCCCGGTGATTTTACGGAGTTTGATCAGGCGAAGATAAGAGCTTATATGAGTGAAATCAATGGCTTAGCTCATCAATTGGACCCAAGCCGGAAAACAGCGATACGACGTTGTGATTTCTGTAAAGATATTGTTGATGTTTATTCTCCGTCCATTTGGGCGGGTTGGTATAGAGGCGTTTATACCGACTATAAAGCAGCCTCCGAGGAAGAAATGAAAAAGGTAAAGCATTTCCTTCATGTGGAGTGGGGCGGGGATAGTCATGCAAGACGACATGCAGAGGACCCTGACCGTGCTCTAGCTAAAATCAAAGGTGATGGTACAACAGATGAACGGGCAGGCGATGCGTCGCTCATTGGTGGAGCAGCACGCGTTTCTAAAGATGGCGATTGGAGTGAAAGCTACATCTGTAATCTCATCGATTGGCACTTAAAGGAACAGGAAACCATGCCTTGGCTCACGGGAACAGCCTACTGGCCATTTAAAGATTTTTCAACTCCGGTCCGGCCAGACAATCCTGTGCCTTATGTCAATCAGAAGGGTGTTGTTGAACGGGATTTTACCAAAAAAGAATCGTACTACGTATTCCAGTCGTATTGGACCGAGAAGCCAATGTTGCATATTTATGGCCATAGCTGGCCGGTCCGTTGGGGTGAAAAAGACGAGTCGAAAATGATCAAGGTGTATTCCAATGCCAAGGAGGTTGAGCTTTTTGTCAATGGCAAAAGTCAAGGACTAAAGAAAAGAAATAGCCAAGATTTTCCAGCGGCAGGTTTGCGCTGGATGGTGAAACTGAACGAAGGAAGCAATCAGATTAAAGCTGTCGCGAAAAACGGCCGGGAAATTCTCGTGGATGAAATTGAACAGCAGTATCAGACAAAAAAGTGGGGTAAACCGGCAAAACTTCTTGTGGAAAAAATTGCCACGGAAGGCGATATGATCACTGTGCAAGCTCAAATTGTGGATAATACCAATACCCCCTGTCTCGATGCAAAGGATTGGATCTATTTTGGTTCGACCGGCGATGGTCAGTTGATCGTCGACCAAGGCACTTCTACGGGGTCGAAAAAAGTGCAGGTCTACAATGGTCGTGCATTGATTAAGCTTCGACTGCCTTCGGGAAGCGCTGTGGTATCAGGCCGGATGGAAGGATCAAAAAGTACCTTGTTAACGATAGAAAAATAA
- a CDS encoding alpha-L-fucosidase: MKAIYKMLLALILIVGMSTGLLYAQVNRLPDSVRMKWWEEARFGMFIHWVVYAQFGGVYKGHEQARGGAEWIMNRSKIPVDEYQAMAKQFNPIAYNPDEWVRMAKDAGMKYLIITAKHHDGFALFETKASKWNMVDATPYGKDVLKPLAEACRKYGLKLGFYYSQAQDWNNPGGSAARKLMREGWPNLDSTRIDDYTLAHHGHWDPKQETASFSDYIKNVSVPQVKELLSNYGDIAVLWWDTPTNMTDEAANMLQDQLALQPNIITNDRLKRPNFPGDTKTPEQKIPDWSELEGKHWETCMTMNGTWGYRTSDHKWKSAETLIRNLVDIASKGGNYLLNVGPKPDGSFPQESIERLAVIGKWMKVNSEAIYATKSSPLQPFEWGRCTLKEDGKRTYLYISVFDWPKNGIVELPIENKVLKASLLANNQVLKVKSNADGIQIAVPEQAIDSVATVIKIEVAGKFKREKGPGAKNMKTGALDE, from the coding sequence ATGAAAGCTATATATAAAATGTTGCTGGCACTTATCCTCATCGTGGGAATGAGCACGGGATTATTGTATGCGCAAGTAAATCGCTTACCAGATAGTGTACGCATGAAATGGTGGGAGGAAGCCCGGTTTGGTATGTTTATCCATTGGGTAGTATATGCACAGTTCGGCGGTGTTTATAAGGGACACGAACAGGCACGTGGTGGAGCAGAATGGATTATGAACCGATCAAAAATTCCAGTTGATGAATATCAGGCCATGGCGAAACAATTTAATCCCATCGCCTATAATCCAGACGAATGGGTACGCATGGCGAAAGATGCGGGCATGAAATATTTGATTATCACAGCCAAACACCACGATGGTTTTGCACTCTTTGAAACAAAAGCGAGTAAGTGGAATATGGTGGACGCTACGCCCTATGGCAAAGACGTCTTGAAACCTTTGGCCGAAGCCTGCCGAAAATATGGACTGAAGCTTGGCTTTTATTACTCACAGGCGCAGGATTGGAATAACCCTGGTGGGTCGGCTGCTCGTAAGTTAATGCGAGAAGGCTGGCCTAATCTAGATTCAACCCGTATCGATGACTACACGCTAGCACATCATGGCCATTGGGACCCCAAACAAGAAACAGCGAGTTTTAGTGACTATATCAAAAACGTATCCGTACCTCAGGTCAAAGAATTGTTGAGTAACTATGGCGATATTGCTGTACTATGGTGGGATACGCCAACCAATATGACCGACGAAGCTGCAAATATGCTTCAGGACCAATTGGCATTACAACCCAATATTATCACGAATGATCGATTGAAACGGCCTAATTTCCCCGGCGATACCAAAACGCCGGAGCAAAAAATTCCAGATTGGAGTGAACTCGAAGGCAAACATTGGGAAACCTGTATGACCATGAACGGTACTTGGGGCTACCGCACATCGGATCATAAATGGAAGTCTGCCGAAACCTTGATCCGCAATCTCGTTGATATTGCTTCCAAAGGTGGAAATTACCTGTTGAACGTTGGCCCAAAACCCGACGGATCCTTCCCCCAGGAGAGTATAGAACGTTTGGCTGTAATTGGCAAATGGATGAAAGTCAATAGTGAAGCGATCTACGCAACCAAGAGTAGTCCTTTACAGCCATTTGAATGGGGGCGGTGTACCCTAAAGGAAGATGGAAAGCGGACTTATTTGTATATCTCGGTATTTGACTGGCCAAAAAATGGAATAGTTGAACTTCCGATTGAAAATAAAGTTTTAAAAGCTAGTCTTTTAGCCAATAATCAAGTGTTAAAGGTAAAATCGAATGCCGATGGTATTCAGATTGCCGTGCCTGAGCAGGCCATTGATTCTGTTGCTACGGTGATTAAGATCGAAGTGGCTGGCAAATTTAAGCGCGAAAAAGGGCCCGGAGCAAAGAACATGAAAACTGGAGCTTTGGACGAGTAA